The region TTTGCTAAccatatacaatatataaacataaatgtgcaatcatatgtagcacatgcttcaatttagtaTCTCTATATGATCTACCTATTGCTTGGAGTCCATCAAAAGTTAGCTCGCATACggggcgtgttgagcatatataattgCTATTAGTTGAAATGGAGCATATGCATACTTCAATTTTCTTAACTATTGCATGCGTGCTGTGATTCAGAATGATTGTTAGTTCTTCAGTTTTTTTGCAGGCAAATGGTGCATGTTCGATCCGCCATTTCATGCATGTTTTGTTTGCTTTGAACAACACACTATAACATACAAATTAAAGCGAGCAATAATCCTAAACTAAACCTCACCATTCCTACATGACTTCCCACTCTATATTATATCCTCCGATCCGATCCAGAtttcatttcattatattttcacTGCCATTAACTAACTAACATACACAGAATTAAAATGAAAGTCACCATTGTAATGGGCGGCTATGAATTTGGCATGGAAGTAGGGCCTCAAGAACCCATCCTGGAAATGAAACGCAGAATCCAAAACCTTCTCGGAGTGCCAATGGCCTCCCAAAGCCTCTCCATTTTCGGGTGGGAACTAATCGACGGTCTCGACATGGAAGATTACCCCATCATCTCCGACGGCACAAAAATCGATCTTTCCATCCAATCAAACCACCCttttcatcaacaacaacaacctaGTAACACTAAATTCCAAATCACCGTCAAATTCTCAGCCAGAAAAATAAACATGGAAGTGGACCCCACCGACACCGTCCGAAGCCTGAAGGAGAAAATCCACATAATCGACGGCACGCCGATAAAACGGATGGCCCTCTTCTTCTCCGGCAACGAGCTCGAGGAAGAACACCAGAGCCTAAGCCACTACGGCCTCCGCGAATTCTCGCAAGTTATCGTGTATTTAAAGACGATGTCACGCGCCATGGCCGACCCTCCTTCCAGGAAGATAAGCTTCCTCGTCCAGACCTCTTCCAGCTTACTTAATGCCGCCACAATCCCCCTGGAAATCAGCGATTTAAGCACGGTTAACGACTTAATCCAATCCTTAATCACGCGAAAAATCCTGCCCCAAGATGACTACATCTTCATTCATAAGCAGAGGATCATGAGAGAAAGCTGTAGTCTTCGTTGGCATGGCGTTGAGAATGGAGAGTGTCTCTATGTTTTCAAAGGCACTGTTAGCAGTGGATGAGGCCAGGCTGTGATatgattaacaaaaaaaattagattttaattaCTATTGTTCGGACTAACATAATAATTCAAATCAGATATTCGTATCATATTCCTGAATATGCAATTTTCGTGTTACATATTAGTCTGTGTAAGGATTAATTGATTGTTGTAATATCGTGGACCAACGATAATTTACACCGCATATTGATGTATCACAACTATAACTGGTGCTGAAAATTAATTGTGAAATGGATCCCATTGACATGCTTTGGACACGCCTATTCCTTTAATTTATAAGAAAGTCAGCAATCATTAATTTAATGTGTTATATGAATGAAATTTGCCTTGTGACTCTAGTTGACAAAAGATTACAGTAGA is a window of Ipomoea triloba cultivar NCNSP0323 chromosome 11, ASM357664v1 DNA encoding:
- the LOC115997312 gene encoding polyubiquitin-B, which gives rise to MKVTIVMGGYEFGMEVGPQEPILEMKRRIQNLLGVPMASQSLSIFGWELIDGLDMEDYPIISDGTKIDLSIQSNHPFHQQQQPSNTKFQITVKFSARKINMEVDPTDTVRSLKEKIHIIDGTPIKRMALFFSGNELEEEHQSLSHYGLREFSQVIVYLKTMSRAMADPPSRKISFLVQTSSSLLNAATIPLEISDLSTVNDLIQSLITRKILPQDDYIFIHKQRIMRESCSLRWHGVENGECLYVFKGTVSSG